GACCTTCTCTTAAAGATCGATGAGCTCTTTTCTTATCTCCCAAAGAGCGCGGTGAGAGAGAGCTATCTTGAACCCCTCTCGGTCCTTGACACCATAGCGAAAATGATCCAGCGGCATATTGCGGCATCCAAGGAATTGCACGACAGACGGGAGGCCCTGCAGAAAGAACTTGCAGAACTCGGCCGCTTCAAGATTTACTTGCGAAGCCTTGCCTCCCTCCTGGAAAGCACAACAGAGACGCCTGACCTTGATTTTATCGGGCTCGTCATGCTGGAGCCTGGCAGGATAGAGCATCTGAGAGAGGGGCTCTCCCGGATAACCGACTGGAGGTTTGAACTCGTCACCGAGGCAGCAGAAGACGGTTCTCTCGTCGGATTGATCACCGTTGAGAAGGATGTTTCTGAAAGAGTGAAAAAGGCACTCAGCGACGAGCATGTCCCTGAGCTCACCTTCCCCGCGTCCTTTGGCAACCTCACCTTCCCCGAAAGAATCACCTATGTGATGAACAAGATTGGCGAGGTATCGCGGGAAATAGAGAAGATCGATGCTGAGCTCGAAAAGTTCTGCCATCGGTGGGTGCCGATTTACCAGGGCATAAGGGAGTGGATAGACGACCGTCTCGCACTCATGAGCACTGCTGCCTTTGCCTTCGAGACGCGGATGTGTTTTTTCATTTATGGATGGATCCCCTCTCGCGACCTGGAAGGTCTCAGAAGGAAATTGGCCGGCCTTTTTGGAGGGAGGGTGACGCTTGAAGAAAAAGAGGTTCACGAGGAGGACCTCGAGCAGATTCCGATCATCCTAAAGAATCCTCCCTACTTTAGGCCCTTCGAACTCCTCACCGGCGTCCTTCCGTTGCCTTTGTATACCTCGTACGATCCAACGCCCTTTATCGGGATATTCTTTCCCATCTTCTTCGGAATGATCCTCGGCGATGCCGGTTATGGTCTGATCCTCTTCCTCACATCTTTTTTTCTCTTGAGGTTCGGGAAGCAAGGCCCCGTTCGTGACGGAGCCAAGATACTGCTGATCTCGTCTCTCTATTCCTTTTTCTTCGGTGTGCTCTTCGGCGAGTTCTTCGGCGATCTGCCCCACAGGCTCTTCGGACTCGAGCCCATCTGCATAGAGCGGCGTACGGCGGTAATCCCGATGCTCTACTTTGCGCTCTCCGTCGGTATTGTCCATATCATTCTGGGGCTTTTCCTGGGCGCCTTGACGGCCTTCAGGAAGAAGACGAAGAAGGAAGCCGCCTATAAACTCCTGAGCATCCTCATCATCTTCTGTCTGATCGCCGTGTTCGCGTCATTCTTCGGACTCTTCCCCCCATTCCTCACGCAGCCCGTCATTCTCGTCATTCTCTTTCTGACGCCCTTTCTCTTTTTCACGGGAGGAGTGCTGGCGCCCCTTGAGTTCCTCAAGAATATCGGGAACATTATCTCCTATGTGAGGATTATGGCCATCGGTCTCACCTCTGTACTGCTGGCCTTCGTTGCAAACCAACTCGGGGGATTGGCGGGCAATATCGCCATCGGTGTGGTGGTGGCAGGTCTGCTCCACGTGCTGAACATTATCCTCGGTGTATTCTCACCTACTATACATTCCCTGAGACTCCATTACGTGGAGTTTTTCAGCAAGTTTATCGAACACGGCGGCAGGAAGTTCACGCCCCTGAAGAAATAGACGATTGAAGTGACGGAACCTCGGTGAGATAATAAAAACAGAGGAGAGAAGGAGGCCACCTATGAATATCGAGAAAGTACTCATCGCTTTGTGCGCAGCTCTGGCAATCGGTATCACCGCCATCGCAACTGCCTGGGCGCAGTCGAGGATCGGATCGGCAGGAGCCGGCACGCTCGCGGAAAAGCCAGAACTCACCGGTACGATCGTTATCCTCGTCGCCATCCCTGAAACCATGGTGATCCTGGGCTTCGTGGTCGCGACAATGATACTCTTTACCGTCAAGTAAGATGGGTTACAGGGAATTAATCGAATCTCTTCGCAAGGCGGCTGATGAAAGGGTCCGGTCGATCTGGCAGGAAGCTGAAACAGAAGCCGAGAAGATAAGGAACGAGGGAACCCGCAAAGCGGCTCAGGTGCGGGACGAATACGCCGCGATGGAGGGGACCGAGGCCGAAGCAACGGGCTCAGCTGTCATCTTTGATGCACTCAACCGCTCCCGGATGTACAGACTTACGTCTGAAAAGAGGCTCTCCGACCGCCTTTTTGCGCTTGCCGCATCTTGCCTAAGCCCGCTGAGAGATGAAGGATACGGGGAGAACTTTGAGGTGATTGTGAAGGAACTCCCTTTGTTTCCCTGGAAGACGGTCAGGGTGAATCCCCGGGACGTGGGCCTTGCAAGAGAGAACTTTCCTGATGCTGAGATTGTCTCAGACGAGGGCATCACAGGAGGTGTCGATGCCGAGACAGAGGAAGGGAAAGTCAGGGTGATTGACACCTTCGAAAAGAGACTGGAACGGGCATGGGTGGAGATCCTTCCCGCATTGACAAAAGAGATTTACGAAGAGGCAGAGAGACGTGGAACTGCTTGACAGTCCTGAAGACAGGGGGTATCCTGCTGAATATCTCCTTTCGAGGATCAGAGGGAGGAGGGCGCGTCTGATTATGGACTGGAAGCCTTTAATCCTTGAGGGAGATCCCCTCGAATATCTCTCCTCCAGGCGATACCTTGGTTTTGTTGCAGAAAAATCTCCCGAGGGCGTATGGAGGCAGCTCATGAAGGAGTATCGATGGATCTATTCCCAGATGAACAGGGTCCTCCGGGACATATTCTGGCCTTTTTTCCTCTATTCTGAGCTGAGAACGCTCTTCATATGCCTGAGACATATGAGGGACGGAAAGGAGGCGAAGATTGATCATATCCTCGCGGTAAGCCTCCTCTCGGACACGATAAAGACAGTTCTGAGAAGAAGCAAGGATACCGCCTCGGCCGTCGCAGAGATCGAAGATATCTTCCTCACTCTTTCTGAAGGATTCGGCGGTCTGACCGGGATTGTTGACAGGGAAGGGTTAAGGGGAGTTGAGCAGCGTTTAACCGACGCATACCTCGTCTTTCTTGTCAACTCGAAGATCAACACCCTTTTAAGACTCTTTTTCAGCAGGGTTATCGATTCGCGGAATATTATCAGCCTCTATAAATATTTAAGGCTCCATGGAAAGACGCCTCCCTCGTTCATTGCCGGCGGGAGCATAGCCGAATCGCGGCTCACGGAGATCCTCGATGCCGCTGACATGTACGGCCTTGGGTCGCTGATCGGAGAATTCTCCGGGATTACCATTGAGATGCCCGACGCTACGAAAGTGGAGGTTGCTCTCTACAGAGGGATGACGCGTTTTTTGCGGAAGGAAGGAAGAGACCCCCTTGGTATCGGGATCATCCTCGACTATCTCTGGAGATCTTCCCTCGAGGCTATGAACCTCAGTGTCCTCTTTTACGGTAAGGATCTTGAACGCGACGAGATCGCCGCGGAGATCGTCTATTGAGAAAGATCACCTTCATTACTCCGACTAATGGCCGATATGGTTTCAGCCTTGCGGGGGTTCCCCAGTATACGGCAGAGGCGCAGGACGCTGAGGAGATGCTCAGAAAGACCATGACTGAACCTGAGACGGGACTCGTTGTGATTGATGAGCGCCTGATAAAGGGGATGTCTGAAGAGCGAATGAGGGAGCTCGAACAGACATGGCAGGGGACACTTCTCG
Above is a window of Thermodesulfovibrionales bacterium DNA encoding:
- a CDS encoding V-type ATPase 116kDa subunit family protein yields the protein MIVRMSKVEIVGTKSLLQDVLSLLRELCIFQIEPATVRVVEEEYHKDIRSFLPDEKTAFERFFLEDLLLKIDELFSYLPKSAVRESYLEPLSVLDTIAKMIQRHIAASKELHDRREALQKELAELGRFKIYLRSLASLLESTTETPDLDFIGLVMLEPGRIEHLREGLSRITDWRFELVTEAAEDGSLVGLITVEKDVSERVKKALSDEHVPELTFPASFGNLTFPERITYVMNKIGEVSREIEKIDAELEKFCHRWVPIYQGIREWIDDRLALMSTAAFAFETRMCFFIYGWIPSRDLEGLRRKLAGLFGGRVTLEEKEVHEEDLEQIPIILKNPPYFRPFELLTGVLPLPLYTSYDPTPFIGIFFPIFFGMILGDAGYGLILFLTSFFLLRFGKQGPVRDGAKILLISSLYSFFFGVLFGEFFGDLPHRLFGLEPICIERRTAVIPMLYFALSVGIVHIILGLFLGALTAFRKKTKKEAAYKLLSILIIFCLIAVFASFFGLFPPFLTQPVILVILFLTPFLFFTGGVLAPLEFLKNIGNIISYVRIMAIGLTSVLLAFVANQLGGLAGNIAIGVVVAGLLHVLNIILGVFSPTIHSLRLHYVEFFSKFIEHGGRKFTPLKK
- a CDS encoding V-type ATP synthase subunit E, producing the protein MGYRELIESLRKAADERVRSIWQEAETEAEKIRNEGTRKAAQVRDEYAAMEGTEAEATGSAVIFDALNRSRMYRLTSEKRLSDRLFALAASCLSPLRDEGYGENFEVIVKELPLFPWKTVRVNPRDVGLARENFPDAEIVSDEGITGGVDAETEEGKVRVIDTFEKRLERAWVEILPALTKEIYEEAERRGTA
- a CDS encoding V-type ATP synthase subunit F, with product MRKITFITPTNGRYGFSLAGVPQYTAEAQDAEEMLRKTMTEPETGLVVIDERLIKGMSEERMRELEQTWQGTLLVLPAPEKFPAEVEDYAARLIRRAIGYHVRLKL
- a CDS encoding V-type ATPase subunit, translated to MELLDSPEDRGYPAEYLLSRIRGRRARLIMDWKPLILEGDPLEYLSSRRYLGFVAEKSPEGVWRQLMKEYRWIYSQMNRVLRDIFWPFFLYSELRTLFICLRHMRDGKEAKIDHILAVSLLSDTIKTVLRRSKDTASAVAEIEDIFLTLSEGFGGLTGIVDREGLRGVEQRLTDAYLVFLVNSKINTLLRLFFSRVIDSRNIISLYKYLRLHGKTPPSFIAGGSIAESRLTEILDAADMYGLGSLIGEFSGITIEMPDATKVEVALYRGMTRFLRKEGRDPLGIGIILDYLWRSSLEAMNLSVLFYGKDLERDEIAAEIVY